A stretch of Desulfotalea psychrophila LSv54 DNA encodes these proteins:
- a CDS encoding PH domain-containing protein has protein sequence MIDFDKSELFKLKPIDNSKALEAISLFLIDGEKIFATFKTIRDQVVFTNKRIIAANVQGLTGSKVDYTSIPYAKIQTFSVETSGSLDLDCEIEIYISAVGRVAFEIRGSFDIVGFNRLISQHILA, from the coding sequence ATGATCGATTTTGACAAGTCAGAACTTTTTAAGCTCAAGCCCATTGATAACAGCAAGGCCCTGGAGGCAATATCTCTCTTTCTCATCGACGGGGAGAAGATATTTGCCACCTTTAAGACCATCAGGGATCAGGTAGTTTTCACCAATAAACGAATCATTGCCGCAAATGTGCAGGGACTGACAGGCTCCAAGGTAGACTACACCTCAATTCCCTACGCTAAAATCCAGACCTTTTCCGTGGAAACATCGGGAAGTCTTGATCTTGACTGTGAAATAGAGATCTATATCAGCGCAGTTGGCAGAGTTGCCTTTGAGATACGAGGGAGCTTTGATATTGTCGGCTTCAACAGGCTGATAAGCCAACACATTCTCGCTTAG
- a CDS encoding DMT family transporter: protein MLKSILLGTLAGAFFSSTFLLNEVMSVAGGHWLWSASLRYLFMIIFLSAILFSQGGLRQIKDVLKLFASNWIFWLLSGSIGFGAFYALLCFSADFTPGWIIATTWQFTVVASLFIFILFGRSLPKRVWLFALLIFIGACLVNLSHMGEVNLHTIMLGALPVMIATFCYPLGNQLVWEAKIGGHRHLPKIDSPLLDNTFNKVMLLSLGSVPLWIVLICILHPPLPSPTQVLNSSLVAFFSGVLATTIFLAARSKAKDSTELAGVDASQATEVGFALVGGMIFLDSPLPDLAAIIGLLLIVTGIIMLVWCQKKHKPCESAC, encoded by the coding sequence ATGTTGAAATCGATTTTACTTGGAACATTGGCGGGGGCATTTTTCAGCTCCACATTTCTCTTAAATGAGGTAATGAGTGTGGCTGGCGGACATTGGCTCTGGTCAGCATCTCTGCGCTATCTCTTTATGATTATATTCTTATCTGCCATCCTCTTTAGCCAGGGAGGCCTGCGCCAGATAAAAGATGTCCTCAAGCTCTTTGCCTCAAACTGGATCTTCTGGCTCCTTAGCGGCAGCATTGGTTTTGGCGCATTCTATGCCCTTCTCTGCTTTAGTGCGGACTTTACACCGGGATGGATAATTGCCACCACCTGGCAATTCACTGTAGTTGCAAGTCTCTTTATCTTTATCCTATTCGGTCGCTCACTCCCTAAACGTGTCTGGCTCTTCGCCTTACTTATCTTTATCGGTGCCTGCCTGGTCAACCTGTCACATATGGGAGAGGTTAATCTCCATACCATAATGCTTGGAGCCCTACCTGTAATGATTGCCACATTCTGCTATCCGCTTGGCAACCAGCTGGTCTGGGAGGCTAAAATAGGAGGACACCGCCATCTCCCCAAGATTGACTCCCCCCTTTTGGACAACACCTTTAACAAGGTCATGCTCCTCTCCCTGGGCTCTGTACCCCTATGGATCGTACTTATCTGCATTCTGCATCCACCGCTGCCAAGCCCTACACAGGTCCTCAACAGCTCCCTTGTTGCCTTTTTCTCCGGTGTTCTTGCCACCACCATTTTTCTGGCTGCAAGAAGCAAAGCAAAGGATTCAACGGAACTGGCGGGCGTTGATGCAAGTCAGGCAACGGAGGTGGGCTTTGCCCTGGTTGGTGGCATGATTTTCCTCGATTCCCCCCTACCCGATCTGGCAGCCATCATTGGTCTATTGCTTATAGTGACGGGGATTATTATGCTTGTATGGTGCCAGAAAAAACATAAACCGTGCGAGTCCGCATGCTAA
- a CDS encoding DUF4197 domain-containing protein — MKNYKMVSLLVLLFPLVASQASATESWFDKGMDMLKSVEKTTAAKPSVGEMDLAFKQALRLGAEKVVKQLGQSNGFNADPAIHIPLPKELNTVKSVLNKIGMSPLLDDLELRLNRAAEAATPKAQKLFLQSISEMTFDDIKTIYNGPKDSATRYFQRKMSPELSRQMQPIVEKSLAQAGAMQAFDRVVGEYQNLPFVPDVKANLTDYVVQEGMDGIFYYISQEEIAIRENPLKQTTALLQKVFGPQ; from the coding sequence ATGAAAAATTACAAAATGGTTAGTCTGCTTGTCCTCTTGTTCCCGCTTGTAGCAAGCCAGGCCAGTGCAACAGAGAGTTGGTTCGATAAGGGCATGGATATGCTAAAAAGCGTAGAAAAAACAACAGCCGCGAAACCCAGTGTCGGTGAGATGGACTTAGCCTTCAAGCAGGCACTCCGCCTTGGCGCCGAAAAAGTGGTTAAACAGTTAGGCCAGAGTAATGGCTTCAATGCTGATCCTGCTATTCATATACCACTACCGAAAGAACTCAATACGGTTAAATCTGTACTGAACAAAATTGGCATGTCCCCACTGCTTGATGACCTTGAGCTGAGACTTAACCGGGCAGCCGAAGCTGCCACCCCCAAGGCCCAAAAACTTTTCCTGCAATCAATCTCGGAGATGACCTTTGACGACATAAAAACCATCTATAACGGCCCAAAAGATTCTGCCACAAGGTACTTCCAAAGAAAAATGTCTCCGGAGTTGAGTAGACAAATGCAACCCATAGTAGAAAAAAGCCTCGCCCAGGCAGGTGCTATGCAGGCCTTTGACAGGGTAGTGGGAGAATACCAGAATCTGCCATTTGTACCCGACGTCAAAGCAAATTTAACGGACTATGTTGTGCAGGAGGGAATGGACGGCATATTCTACTATATTAGCCAGGAAGAGATTGCTATCCGGGAAAACCCCCTTAAACAGACCACTGCCCTCCTGCAAAAGGTATTTGGCCCTCAGTGA